A single genomic interval of Bradyrhizobium japonicum USDA 6 harbors:
- a CDS encoding AAA family ATPase: MTLTALPASVDAMLELLTSRGYLAERSLATVTYLSLRMGRPLFLEGEAGVGKTEIAKVLSAALGRKLIRLQCYEGLDVSSAVYEWNSAAQMIAIRMAEAAGDTDRDQLSSDIFADRYMIKRPLLQALEPDVAGPPVLLIDELDRADEAFEAYLLEILSDFQVTIPEFGTVKAPHPPIVIITSNRTREIHDALKRRCLYHWVDYPEAERELAIVKTRVPGISAKLSQQVVRFVQALRNQDFYKSPGVAETIDWATALSELDARSLTPQVVGDTLGALLKYQDDITRMQGDTLQKVLKEATSEN, from the coding sequence ATGACTCTCACGGCCCTGCCGGCATCGGTCGATGCGATGCTCGAACTTTTGACTTCGCGCGGTTATCTCGCGGAGCGATCGCTGGCGACGGTGACCTATCTGTCGCTGCGCATGGGCCGGCCGCTGTTCCTGGAGGGCGAGGCCGGCGTCGGCAAGACCGAGATCGCCAAGGTGCTGTCGGCGGCGCTGGGGCGGAAGCTGATCCGCCTGCAGTGCTACGAGGGCCTCGACGTCTCCTCCGCCGTCTACGAGTGGAACAGCGCCGCGCAGATGATCGCGATCCGAATGGCGGAAGCCGCCGGCGACACCGACCGCGATCAGCTCTCGTCCGATATCTTCGCCGACCGCTACATGATCAAGCGGCCGCTGCTCCAGGCGCTGGAGCCCGACGTCGCGGGACCGCCGGTGCTGCTGATCGACGAGCTCGACCGCGCCGACGAGGCGTTCGAGGCGTACCTGCTCGAAATCCTCAGCGACTTCCAGGTGACCATTCCCGAATTCGGCACCGTGAAGGCGCCGCATCCGCCGATCGTCATCATCACCTCCAACCGCACGCGCGAGATCCACGACGCGCTGAAGCGGCGCTGTCTCTATCACTGGGTCGACTATCCCGAAGCCGAGCGGGAGCTCGCGATCGTCAAGACGCGCGTGCCCGGCATCTCCGCCAAGCTGTCGCAGCAGGTCGTGCGTTTCGTCCAGGCGCTGCGCAACCAGGATTTCTACAAGTCGCCTGGCGTCGCCGAGACCATCGACTGGGCCACCGCGCTGTCGGAGCTCGACGCCCGCTCGCTGACCCCGCAAGTGGTCGGCGACACGCTGGGGGCGCTGCTCAAGTATCAGGACGACATCACCCGGATGCAGGGCGATACCTTGCAGAAGGTGTTGAAGGAAGCGACGAGCGAGAATTGA
- a CDS encoding SRPBCC family protein produces MAMTMNGEVQLAAPREAVWEKLNNPEVLKACIPGCEELEKTDDGGFRATAKMKVGPVSARFKGKVTLSDLDPPNGYKISGEGEGGVAGFAKGGAAVKLAEKDGGTLLSYEVEAQIGGKLAQLGQRLINGTAKKLADEFFANFAKAVQG; encoded by the coding sequence ATGGCCATGACGATGAACGGCGAAGTCCAGCTTGCGGCGCCGCGCGAGGCCGTGTGGGAGAAGCTCAACAATCCCGAGGTGCTGAAGGCCTGCATCCCCGGCTGCGAGGAGCTGGAGAAGACCGACGACGGCGGCTTTCGCGCGACGGCGAAAATGAAGGTCGGGCCGGTGTCCGCGCGCTTCAAGGGCAAGGTCACGCTCTCCGATCTCGACCCGCCGAACGGCTACAAGATCTCCGGCGAAGGCGAGGGCGGGGTGGCCGGCTTCGCCAAGGGCGGCGCCGCGGTCAAGCTCGCGGAGAAGGACGGCGGTACGCTGCTCTCCTACGAGGTCGAGGCGCAGATCGGCGGCAAGTTGGCGCAGCTCGGCCAGCGCCTCATCAACGGCACCGCCAAGAAACTGGCCGACGAATTTTTCGCGAACTTCGCCAAGGCGGTACAGGGCTGA
- a CDS encoding FAD binding domain-containing protein yields the protein MYEFKYHRPGTVRQAANLLVKNEDAKVIAGGHTLIPVMKQRLASPPHLVDLSHIEGLNTIEMKGRALVIGATARHAEVASSAIVGEAIPALANLASQIGDPAVRHKGTIGGSLANNDPTADYPAAVLALGATIVTNKRRLKAEEYFQGLFTTALEADEIITKVMFPLPKKAAYIKFRNQASRYALVGVFVARRPSDVRVAVTGAGSEGVFRVTAFEEALKKRFAAKALDGIEVPAEGLNSDIHGSAEYRAHLIGVLTRRALDAANAKE from the coding sequence ATGTACGAATTCAAATACCATCGCCCTGGGACCGTTCGCCAGGCGGCCAACCTCCTGGTGAAGAACGAAGACGCCAAGGTGATCGCCGGCGGCCACACGCTGATTCCCGTCATGAAGCAGCGTCTCGCGAGCCCGCCGCATCTGGTCGACCTCTCCCATATCGAGGGGCTCAACACGATCGAGATGAAGGGCCGCGCGCTCGTGATCGGCGCCACTGCCAGGCATGCCGAGGTCGCAAGCTCCGCGATCGTCGGTGAGGCGATCCCGGCGCTGGCCAATCTTGCCAGCCAGATTGGGGATCCCGCAGTGCGCCACAAGGGCACGATCGGCGGCTCGCTCGCCAACAACGATCCGACCGCGGACTATCCGGCCGCGGTGCTCGCGCTCGGCGCCACCATCGTCACCAACAAGCGCCGCCTCAAGGCGGAAGAGTATTTCCAGGGCCTGTTCACGACGGCGCTCGAAGCCGACGAGATCATCACCAAGGTGATGTTCCCGCTGCCGAAGAAGGCGGCCTACATCAAGTTCCGCAACCAGGCCTCGCGCTATGCGCTGGTCGGCGTGTTCGTGGCGCGGCGTCCTTCGGACGTGCGCGTCGCCGTCACCGGCGCCGGCTCCGAAGGCGTGTTCCGCGTCACCGCGTTCGAGGAAGCCCTGAAGAAGCGCTTCGCCGCGAAGGCGCTTGACGGCATCGAGGTGCCGGCGGAAGGGCTCAACAGCGACATCCACGGCAGCGCCGAATACCGTGCGCATCTCATCGGGGTGCTGACGCGGCGCGCCCTCGACGCCGCCAACGCCAAGGAGTGA
- a CDS encoding vWA domain-containing protein has translation MAINHLAPEQTEQFADNIVGFARALRAASMPVGPGAVIDAMSALQVIDIGNRADVFTTLEAIFVKRHEHALIFRQAFNLFFRASEEWKHMLDSVPLPEQAKKKPQAGSRRVQEAMSQPRMTETPQHQEQDLRLSVSDKEILQKKDFAQMSAAEITEALHAVERMRLPQAELLTRRQRPDPRGLRLDLRRTLRASLRTGGDIIDIHRLGRIEKPAPIVALLDISGSMSEYTRLFLHFLHAIGDARKRVSVFLFGTRLTNVTRALRQRDPDEALANCSASVEDWAGGTRISASLHNFNKLWARRVLSQGAIVLLISDGLEREADSRLAFEMDRLHRSCRRLIWLNPLLRFGGFEAKAQGIKMMLPHVDEFRPVHNLSSIQELITTLSRPLPPHHRSLIRSAA, from the coding sequence ATGGCCATCAACCACCTGGCGCCCGAGCAAACCGAGCAGTTCGCCGACAACATCGTCGGTTTCGCCCGCGCGTTGCGTGCAGCCAGCATGCCGGTCGGGCCGGGCGCCGTCATCGATGCCATGAGCGCGCTCCAGGTGATCGACATCGGCAACCGCGCCGACGTCTTCACCACGCTGGAGGCGATCTTCGTCAAGCGCCACGAGCATGCGCTGATCTTCAGGCAGGCCTTCAACCTGTTCTTCCGCGCCTCGGAAGAGTGGAAGCACATGCTGGATTCGGTGCCGTTGCCGGAGCAGGCCAAGAAGAAGCCGCAGGCCGGCTCCCGCCGCGTGCAGGAGGCGATGTCGCAGCCGCGGATGACGGAGACGCCGCAGCACCAGGAGCAGGATTTGCGCCTGTCGGTCTCCGACAAGGAGATCCTTCAGAAGAAGGATTTTGCGCAGATGAGCGCGGCTGAGATCACCGAAGCGCTCCACGCCGTCGAGCGGATGCGCCTGCCGCAGGCCGAGCTTCTGACGCGCCGGCAGCGGCCCGATCCCCGCGGGCTTCGTCTCGATTTGCGCCGCACGCTGCGTGCGTCCTTGCGCACCGGCGGCGACATCATCGACATCCATCGCCTCGGGCGCATCGAGAAGCCGGCGCCGATCGTCGCGCTGCTCGATATCTCGGGCTCGATGAGCGAGTACACCCGCCTGTTCCTGCATTTCCTGCATGCCATCGGGGATGCGCGAAAGCGCGTCTCAGTGTTCCTGTTCGGCACCCGGCTGACCAACGTCACCCGGGCGCTGCGCCAGCGCGACCCCGATGAGGCGCTGGCGAACTGCTCGGCCTCGGTCGAGGATTGGGCCGGCGGCACCCGGATTTCGGCCTCGCTGCACAACTTCAACAAATTGTGGGCGCGGCGCGTGCTGAGCCAGGGCGCCATCGTGCTGCTGATCTCCGACGGGCTGGAGCGGGAGGCCGATTCCAGGCTCGCCTTCGAGATGGACCGGCTGCACCGGTCCTGCCGCCGGCTGATCTGGCTCAACCCGCTGCTGCGGTTCGGCGGCTTCGAGGCCAAGGCGCAGGGCATCAAAATGATGCTCCCGCACGTTGACGAATTCCGCCCGGTACATAATTTGAGTTCGATCCAGGAGCTGATCACGACGCTCTCCCGGCCGCTGCCGCCGCACCACCGCAGCCTGATCCGTTCCGCAGCTTGA
- a CDS encoding (2Fe-2S)-binding protein, with the protein MAKISLIVNGNPVTANVDPRTLLVQFLRENLRLTGTHVGCDTSQCGACVVHLDGKAVKSCTTLAVMADGHEVKTIEGLAADGAPLHPMQEAFREHHGLQCGFCTPGMIMTAIDIVHRKGHELDDHTIREELEGNLCRCTGYQNIVASISAGAKAMAKSDLA; encoded by the coding sequence ATGGCAAAAATCTCCCTCATCGTGAACGGCAATCCTGTCACGGCCAACGTCGATCCCCGCACCCTTCTGGTGCAGTTCCTGCGCGAGAATCTGCGCCTGACCGGCACCCATGTCGGCTGCGACACCTCGCAGTGCGGCGCCTGTGTCGTGCATCTCGACGGCAAGGCCGTGAAGTCCTGCACCACGCTGGCCGTGATGGCCGACGGTCACGAGGTCAAGACGATCGAGGGACTGGCCGCCGACGGCGCTCCGCTGCATCCGATGCAGGAGGCTTTCCGCGAGCACCATGGCCTGCAGTGCGGCTTCTGCACGCCGGGCATGATCATGACGGCGATCGACATCGTCCATCGCAAGGGCCACGAGCTCGACGACCATACGATCCGGGAAGAACTTGAGGGCAATCTCTGCCGTTGCACCGGCTACCAGAACATTGTCGCTTCGATCTCCGCCGGCGCCAAGGCGATGGCGAAATCCGATCTCGCCTAA
- a CDS encoding XdhC family protein, translating into MLDRDEDILKAAEDWQKAGRGVALATVVETWGSAPRPAGSSLVINDEGTFLGSVSGGCVEGAVVTEAMDVIQSGKPRMLEFGVADETAWNVGLSCGGTIRVFVEKVG; encoded by the coding sequence ATGCTCGATCGCGACGAGGATATTCTGAAGGCGGCGGAGGATTGGCAGAAGGCCGGCCGGGGCGTCGCGCTGGCCACCGTTGTCGAGACCTGGGGCTCGGCGCCGCGCCCGGCGGGCTCGAGCCTCGTCATCAACGATGAGGGCACGTTCCTGGGGTCGGTCTCCGGCGGCTGCGTCGAGGGCGCCGTGGTCACCGAGGCCATGGACGTGATCCAGAGCGGCAAGCCCAGGATGCTGGAGTTCGGCGTTGCCGACGAGACAGCCTGGAATGTCGGGCTGTCCTGCGGCGG